A part of Drosophila bipectinata strain 14024-0381.07 chromosome 3L, DbipHiC1v2, whole genome shotgun sequence genomic DNA contains:
- the tipE gene encoding protein tipE has product MGDEHEKRTGKEKLLFYTTAFFILLGTFSMFAFLFLVPFVIEPAFTTIFMQFEEVPALCETYDTEIYYGAKNCSWSSCREGCTKDIYTCTQIRVNYRLNLYNFTDEFNFTEYHINLKEAERELPPVKRTDRYERALRSDYEYDNLGGGIGGAGIDIDLGGGHLEQLNFGDADGSNGYLIEDSEDTRGLSASGTLIPDERQPFDEISELNEGLMGNRSRYYYVGARLFPNVKGCGYPPMLNCTIWLKRYTKIGIKFPCYYSKVDPSLVISDLDYWQNTLNLVYSMAIPIPSFIISVIYLTYAYFKIYNEDEETAPLDKNAEDMDIDDIDAVDDSDGAVLADNVAGSQIINMDSTTNDSCLDGVLPNGGPGMTASISQVGSVTTPGNYIAQSPAGSQMTPNSEMNSFGHQLKVQMADELSRDSLENGVISTSNSVQGNLSKTMTTSISTPPGPTAAV; this is encoded by the exons atgggaGACGAACACGAGAAACGAACGGGAAAGGAGAAGCTGCTGTTCTATACCACCGCCTTCTTCATCCTGCTGGGGACGTTCAGCATGTTTGCGTTTCTCTTCCTGGTGCCCTTTGTCATTGAACCTGCCTTCACGACGATCTTCATGCAGTTCGAGGAGGTCCCGGCCCTCTGTGAGACCTACGACACAGAGATCTACTACGGGGCCAAGAACTGCTCGTGGTCGTCCTGCCGCGAGGGCTGCACCAAGGACATCTACACGTGCACCCAGATCCGGGTCAACTATCGCCTCAATCTGTACAACTTCACGGATGAGTTCAACTTCACCGAGTACCACATCAATCTGAAGGAAGCGGAACGCGAGCTGCCGCCCGTGAAGCGAACAGACCGGTACGAGAGAGCTCTCCGTAGCGACTACGAGTACGATAATCTGGGTGGCGGCATCGGTGGTGCCGGGATTGATATCGATCTCGGTGGCGGGCACCTGGAGCAGCTGAACTTCGGGGATGCCGATGGGTCCAATGGCTACCTCATTGAGGACTCTGAGGACACCAGAGGACTCAGTGCCTCGGGCACTCTCATTCCGGATGAGCGACAGCCCTTCGACGAGATCTCCGAGCTCAACGAAGGCCTCATGGGCAACCGCTCGAGGTACTACTACGTGGGGGCCAGGCTCTTCCCAAACGTTAAGGGTTGCGGCTACCCGCCCATGCTCAACTGCACCATTTGGCTGAAGCGGTACACAAAGATCGGGATCAAGTTTCCCTGCTACTACTCCAAGGTTGACCCCAGTCTGGTCATCAGCGACCTGGACTACTGGCAGAACACCCTCAATTTGGTCTACTCGATGGCCATACCCATTCCGTCGTTCATCATCTCGGTGATCTACCTGACGTACGCCTACTTTAAGATCTACAATGAGGACGAGGAGACGGCGCCACTGGACAAGAACGCCGAGGACATGGACATCGACGACATAGATGCCGTGGACGACAGCGATGGTGCCGTGCTGGCGGACAACGTTGCCGGCAGTCAAATAATTAACATGGACTCGACCACCAACGACAGTTGTCTGGACGGTGTCCTGCCCAATGGTGGTCCTGGGATGACCGCCTCTATATCGCAGGTTGGCTCCGTTACCACGCCGGGCAATTACATAGCCCAGAGCCCGGCGGGATCGCAGATGACACCAAATTCCGAGATGAACTCGTTTGGGCATCAGTTGAAAGTCCAGATGGCCGACGAGTTGTCCAGGGATTCGTTGGAGAATGGGGTTATCTCAACGTCGAATTCAGTTCAAGG aaACTTGAGCAAGACGATGACGACGAGTATCTCAACTCCTCCTGGGCCGACAGCGGCAGTCTGA
- the VhaM9.7-c gene encoding V-type proton ATPase subunit e, with protein sequence MGAILTIIFFTTFWAAVARVGPRLMSKAPQQDLVRCCFLLAAVCCWLFWFCCYLAQLNPLIGPKLKQDTVKMIARSWDNPIVG encoded by the coding sequence ATGGGCGCCATTCTTACGATAATATTTTTCACCACCTTTTGGGCGGCAGTGGCTCGTGTGGGACCCCGTCTGATGTCCAAGGCACCGCAACAGGATCTTGTGCGCTGTTGTTTTCTACTGGCGGCCGTCTGTTGTTGGCTCTTTTGGTTCTGTTGCTATTTAGCCCAGTTAAATCCACTAATTGGTCCCAAATTAAAGCAAGACACCGTCAAGATGATTGCCAGGTCATGGGACAATCCCATTGTAGGGTGA
- the Teh3 gene encoding uncharacterized protein Teh3: MGKKKVPSEELIVPPQDNRICGTICICQMTLVLSSVALVYLTVAIYMPSTRAFKSGIDPTPVMCTTTRAVNKDNCEWGSCGEWCLSKTSGACIQIYVNLRSNGSNLIFQNCTNSANKTCYGIDQDRADKARCINDECKNLTGTFNCTAGQCLNITDAFECVFHNSDAPVKCSGRRGKINCMDISGLFSCSRGTCRKIRTPYNCDRRCVDIPTRNKNVVVLSGDKVYLSQCQNAINAETLEEVWNESSDNVAMTSCYFIKNTSDRVDAVDCINGSTLEHNMLSDLTNFTYLSHLHVSVATPVPEIAPPDVDLTISNESKLMINLEGCVNTLMDECKEFLKDFGRDGSDHNARARFPCFYSPSKKDVVVARFDLEVTYRQFVFASVVPSVLFVVSCSILLLCQRTVYVGDDAKMRFKGCVDTETILNKNNVGTPTNGDMGGGGGDEVMAL; this comes from the coding sequence ATGGGTAAAAAGAAGGTACCCAGCGAGGAGCTAATCGTCCCGCCGCAGGACAACCGCATATGCGGAACTATTTGCATTTGCCAGATGACTCTGGTGCTTAGCTCAGTGGCTCTGGTCTATCTCACGGTGGCCATCTACATGCCCTCCACCCGGGCCTTCAAGAGCGGCATCGATCCCACGCCGGTCATGTGCACCACCACGCGGGCGGTCAACAAGGACAACTGCGAGTGGGGCAGCTGCGGCGAGTGGTGTCTGAGCAAGACCTCCGGCGCCTGCATCCAGATCTACGTGAATCTTCGCAGCAATGGCAGCAACCTCATCTTCCAGAATTGCACGAATTCTGCAAATAAAACGTGTTACGGCATCGACCAGGATCGGGCCGACAAGGCGCGGTGCATCAACGACGAGTGCAAGAACCTTACGGGCACCTTCAACTGCACCGCCGGCCAGTGCCTGAACATCACGGACGCCTTCGAGTGTGTCTTCCACAACAGCGACGCACCCGTAAAGTGTTCTGGGCGGAGGGGAAAAATTAATTGCATGGACATTAGTGGCTTGTTCTCCTGTAGCCGGGGAACGTGTCGGAAAATAAGGACCCCCTACAACTGCGACAGGAGGTGTGTGGATATACCCACCCGGAACAAGAATGTGGTGGTGTTGAGTGGGGACAAGGTGTATCTGTCCCAGTGCCAGAACGCCATTAATGCCGAGACCCTCGAGGAAGTGTGGAACGAATCGAGCGACAACGTGGCCATGACTTCCTGTTACTTCATCAAGAACACATCGGACCGCGTGGATGCAGTGGACTGCATCAATGGCTCCACTCTGGAGCACAATATGCTCAGTGATCTGACCAACTTCACATATCTGAGCCACCTGCACGTGTCGGTGGCCACTCCAGTGCCGGAGATAGCCCCTCCAGACGTCGATCTGACCATTTCCAACGAGTCCAAGCTGATGATCAACCTGGAGGGCTGTGTAAACACCCTGATGGATGAGTGCAAGGAGTTCCTGAAGGACTTCGGCCGGGATGGCAGCGACCATAATGCCCGCGCCCGCTTCCCGTGCTTCTACTCCCCCTCCAAGAAGGACGTTGTGGTGGCCCGTTTCGATTTGGAGGTCACCTATCGCCAGTTTGTGTTCGCCTCGGTGGTGCCATCCGTCCTCTTTGTCGTGTCCTGCTCGATACTGCTCCTTTGCCAGCGCACCGTCTACGTGGGCGACGATGCCAAGATGCGATTCAAAGGATGTGTCGATACGGAGACCATCCTGAACAAGAACAACGTGGGCACACCCACCAACGGCGACATGGGCGGAGGTGGCGGCGACGAGGTTATGGCCCTATGA
- the Teh2 gene encoding protein tipE isoform X1, translating into MKKSSTLTTTTSMPTSPTLSTQTLSASKISLTSSRCGSTAGSACGSAGSAGSVRSACQSPVRPGSGCVDALKAKREEIEIETVLEKAKFYTSVCLGTTAILSVFTFLFLIPFVVDPAISTIIADYDPVPVTCIVIDHIYAEGIKNCSWSSCREGCTSSLTKCHQLFVNYTRIPFSEWERNPRDLDTVNWDVSYTKFLINSEGCGYPPTTNCSVFARQYGFSHIGEPFPCYYSRAYPEVVIGRYSWENNLYHLILSLIIPNVLFAISIGVLSYWYCPCCEKACNKSSRVYAEKFPTKEEIVNCMKCNTEKSLSLNVF; encoded by the exons ATGAAGAAAAGCTCCACGCTGACGACGACCACGTCGATGCCCACTAGCCCCACGCTCTCAACCCAGACGCTCTCCGCCAGCAAGATCAGTCTGACCAGCAGCCGGTGTGGCTCCACGGCGGGCTCGGCATGCGGCTCGGCGGGATCTGCGGGCTCGGTGCGATCCGCCTGCCAGTCGCCGGTGAGACCGGGTAGCGGATGCGTGGATGCCCTCAAGGCGAAGCGGGAGGAAATCGAGATCGAAACGGTGCTTGAGAAGGCAAAGTTCTACACCTCAGTGTGCCTTG GTACGACTGCCATTTTGTCGGTGTTCACATTCCTCTTCCTGATACCCTTCGTCGTGGATCCCGCCATTTCAACGATCATCGCTGATTATGATCCAGTGCCGGTGACCTGCATCGTCATCGATCACATCTATGCGGAGGGCATCAAGAACTGCAGCTGGAGCTCCTGTCGCGAGGGCTGCACCTCATCACTCACCAA GTGCCATCAGTTGTTTGTCAACTACACGCGCATCCCGTTCAGCGAGTGGGAGCGCAATCCTCGGGACCTGGACACGGTCAACTGGGATGTGAGCTACACCAAATTCCTGATAAACTCGGAGGGCTGTGGCTATCCACCCACGACCAACTGCAGCGTCTTTGCCAGGCAGTACGG ATTCTCACATATTGGAGAACCTTTTCCCTGCTACTACAGCAGGGCCTATCCGGAGGTGGTGATCGGTCGGTACTCGTGGGAGAACAACCTGTACCACCTGATCCTATCGCTGATCATACCGAACGTGCTCTTCGCCATCTCGATCGGGGTGCTCAGCTATTGGTACTGTCCCTGCTGCGAGAAGGCCTGCAACAAATCCTCGCGGGTCTACGCCGAGAAGTTCCCGACCAAGGAAGA GATCGTTAACTGCATGAAATGTAATACGGAAAAGTCGTTGTCCTTGAATGTATTTTGA
- the Teh2 gene encoding protein tipE isoform X2 — protein sequence MKKSSTLTTTTSMPTSPTLSTQTLSASKISLTSSRCGSTAGSACGSAGSAGSVRSACQSPVRPGSGCVDALKAKREEIEIETVLEKAKFYTSVCLGTTAILSVFTFLFLIPFVVDPAISTIIADYDPVPVTCIVIDHIYAEGIKNCSWSSCREGCTSSLTKCHQLFVNYTRIPFSEWERNPRDLDTVNWDVSYTKFLINSEGCGYPPTTNCSVFARQYGFSHIGEPFPCYYSRAYPEVVIGRYSWENNLYHLILSLIIPNVLFAISIGVLSYWYCPCCEKACNKSSRVYAEKFPTKEDKLLCHSDEDDEMEY from the exons ATGAAGAAAAGCTCCACGCTGACGACGACCACGTCGATGCCCACTAGCCCCACGCTCTCAACCCAGACGCTCTCCGCCAGCAAGATCAGTCTGACCAGCAGCCGGTGTGGCTCCACGGCGGGCTCGGCATGCGGCTCGGCGGGATCTGCGGGCTCGGTGCGATCCGCCTGCCAGTCGCCGGTGAGACCGGGTAGCGGATGCGTGGATGCCCTCAAGGCGAAGCGGGAGGAAATCGAGATCGAAACGGTGCTTGAGAAGGCAAAGTTCTACACCTCAGTGTGCCTTG GTACGACTGCCATTTTGTCGGTGTTCACATTCCTCTTCCTGATACCCTTCGTCGTGGATCCCGCCATTTCAACGATCATCGCTGATTATGATCCAGTGCCGGTGACCTGCATCGTCATCGATCACATCTATGCGGAGGGCATCAAGAACTGCAGCTGGAGCTCCTGTCGCGAGGGCTGCACCTCATCACTCACCAA GTGCCATCAGTTGTTTGTCAACTACACGCGCATCCCGTTCAGCGAGTGGGAGCGCAATCCTCGGGACCTGGACACGGTCAACTGGGATGTGAGCTACACCAAATTCCTGATAAACTCGGAGGGCTGTGGCTATCCACCCACGACCAACTGCAGCGTCTTTGCCAGGCAGTACGG ATTCTCACATATTGGAGAACCTTTTCCCTGCTACTACAGCAGGGCCTATCCGGAGGTGGTGATCGGTCGGTACTCGTGGGAGAACAACCTGTACCACCTGATCCTATCGCTGATCATACCGAACGTGCTCTTCGCCATCTCGATCGGGGTGCTCAGCTATTGGTACTGTCCCTGCTGCGAGAAGGCCTGCAACAAATCCTCGCGGGTCTACGCCGAGAAGTTCCCGACCAAGGAAGA CAAACTTCTGTGTCACAGTGACGAAGACGATGAAATGGAATACtag
- the Teh4 gene encoding uncharacterized protein Teh4: MARRKDKPRLIPEQDKRICRAICLCQLTMVLSCVSIVYLSVAIYSPSLKWVFLLHKGYFINNYFSPFRAFKSGFELDPVMCQTVDRQMPNNCPWASCGEWCLTRTSGFCPQIHSIVRRNGTDIQLNNCTRITNTSCAMIDLSRLNKFNCNNGTACNNIRGVFNCSNGHCKNMSEFFLCHHKADGHVINSQKDNTKLNGFFECHGVHCTKIKKPFSCDRYCSKITTANVNTLIMHEDNVIAADCESAVAFNQARGSEHGVRIEPTEFWKEDDGNLLTNCATVTRESDNRITATDCLNGTLLEHDTLPAPFMNFTQFWAIYENSTRSVDPEQRYLPNQANLTIYNWKKLYINLEGCVNTLRGECKDFVARYGNDGDNNTAQSRYQCYYNKDSNVEFVVARYDLDKVYRELLVSLIVPIVLFVVSSISLCIITKSVKVGDDAKMRCVCAGEDSDNDQGFGTGMANKQPDNMYDTDDDVVDLEHQAMSGPELEDLGSPLDNHEMIGSTKSLIPLSPAGDSGNSEQNFDQEQEKAAKCDVPEKPLVIL, from the exons ATGGCGCGGCGCAAGGACAAGCCGCGCTTGATTCCCGAGCAGGACAAGCGCATCTGTCGCGCCATCTGCCTCTGTCAGCTCACGATGGTGCTGTCCTGTGTGTCCATCGTCTACCTGAGTGTGGCCATCTACTCGCCCTCCCTAAAGTGGGTATTTCTTCTCCATAAAggatattttattaacaacTACTTTTCGCCATTTAGGGCCTTCAAATCAGGCTTTGAACTGGACCCAGTCATGTGCCAGACGGTGGACCGGCAGATGCCCAACAACTGCCCCTGGGCGTCCTGTGGCGAGTGGTGCCTGACCAGGACCAGTGGCTTCTGTCCGCAAATCCATTCGATTGTGCGTCGCAATGGAACGGATATTCAGCTGAACAATTGCACTCGAATAACCAACACATCCTGTGCTATG ATTGATTTGAGTCGCCTCAACAAGTTCAACTGCAACAACGGCACCGCCTGCAACAACATTCGCGGCGTCTTCAACTGTTCCAATG GACACTGCAAGAACATGTCGGAGTTCTTCCTGTGCCACCACAAGGCCGATGGGCACGTTATCAACTCACAGAAGGACAACACCAAGCTGAACGGCTTCTTTGAGTGCCACGGCGTCCACTGCACCAAAATTAAGAAGCCCTTCTCCTGCGATCGGTACTGCTCCAAGATAACCACCGCAAACGTGAACACTTTAATCATGCAT GAGGACAACGTCATCGCCGCGGATTGCGAGAGTGCAGTGGCCTTCAACCAGGCCCGTGGCTCCGAGCATGGAGTGCGCATTGAACCCACCGAGTTCTGGAAGGAGGATGATGGCAACCTGTTGACAAACTGTGCCACAGTGACCCGTGAATCCGACAACCGTATCAC TGCCACCGACTGCCTGAATGGAACTCTCCTGGAGCACGATACTCTGCCAGCTCCATTCATGAACTTCACCCAGTTCTGGGCAATCTATGAGAACAGCACTAGGTCGGTGGATCCCGAGCAGAGGTATTTACCCAACCAGGCCAATCTGACCATCTACAACTGGAAGAAACTGTACATCAACCTGGAGGGATGTGTCAACACTCTACGCGGGGAGTGCAAGGACTTTGTGGCTCGCTATGGCAACGACGGGGACAACAACACCGCCCAGTCACGCTACCAGTGCTACTACAACAAG GACTCGAATGTGGAGTTTGTGGTGGCACGCTACGATTTGGACAAGGTCTACAGGGAGCTGTTAGTGTCCCTGATTGTGCCAATAGTGCTGTTTGTGGTTTCCTCCATCTCGCTCTGCATCATCACCAAGTCCGTCAAG GTGGGCGACGATGCCAAGATGCGATGTGTGTGTGCTGGCGAGGATTCGGACAACGATCAGGGCTTTGGCACTGGTATGGCCAACAAACAGCCAGACAACATGTACGACACCGACGACGATGTGGTCGATCTGGAGCACCAAGCGATGAGTGGACCAGAACTGGAGGATCTTGGCTCACCGTTGGATAACCACGAAATGATTGGCAGCACAAAGTCGCTGATACCACTGAGTCCTGCCGGCGATTCGGGCAACAGCGAGCAGAACTTCGACCAGGAGCAGGAAAAGGCCGCCAAGTGCGACGTGCCCGAGAAGCCACTAGTCATACTTTAA
- the LOC108128258 gene encoding cilia- and flagella-associated protein 298 encodes MVVLQVKRGDETLFLFETSVNEKSDTVLRDLVAIHNGQLKVQRVCMEIEELAEHGTMLPSEMIGLNDDQIEELKLKDMWADKCIPSGGFSFNKDPLSRRNGQQPTEAMQKVLANAMTDAKAMVDRKLAKSSKALTLKIVEEAMNILRGAVTIVYPMQLPPHDTIRMEFSNMEDLSGTQASKEVIEPSKAQLWFAGKQILMGKLMKDYLGINDKTKVVVKINQLGEGPPGREAVISEHIRRQMMADAFRRQEELKLQSRELRRVGCLHILCLRGARFLGLSFWIWIVFSRCRLGYALYILYINATRLRRICWNCSAG; translated from the exons ATGGTGGTTCTTCAAGTGAAACGTGGGGATGAGACCCTCTTCCTGTTCGAGACCAGTGTCAATGAGAAGTCGGACACTGTGCTGCGGGATTTGGTGGCCATCCACAATGGCCAGTTGAAGGTTCAGCGCGTCTGCATGGAAATCGAGGAGTTGGCCGAACACGGCACCATGCTTCCAAGCGAAATGATTGGACTCAACGACGACCAGATCGAGGAGCTCAAGCTGAAGGATATGTGGGCCGACAAGTGTATTCCCTCTGGCGGTTTTAGTTTCAACAAGGATCCCCTCAGCCGCCGCAACGGCCAGCAGCCCACTGAGGCCATGCAAAAGGTTCTGGCCAATGCCATGACCGACGCCAAGGCCATGGTAGATCGG AAACTGGCCAAATCCTCGAAAGCCCTCACCCTTAAAATAGTGGAGGAGGCCATGAACATCCTGAGAGGCGCCGTTACCATCGTCTATCCCATGCAGTTGCCGCCACATGACACTATTCGCATGGAGTTCTCCAACATGGAGGACCTGAGCGGCACCCAGGCCTCCAAGGAGGTTATTGAGCCCTCCAAGGCCCAGCTTTGGTTCGCCGGTAAGCAGATCCTTATGGGGAAACTCATGAAGGATTACTTGGGCATTAATGACAAGACCAAG GTGGTGGTCAAGATAAACCAACTAGGCGAAGGGCCGCCAGGAAGGGAGGCCGTTATATCGGAGCACATCCGCCGCCAGATGATGGCCGATGCCTTCCGCCGCCAGGAGGAGTTAAAG CTACAAAGTCGAGAGTTAAGGCGAGTCGGATGCCTACATATCCTATGTCTACGAGGAGCTCGCTTCCTTGGTCTGTCCTTCTGGATCTGGATCGTGTTCAGCAGATGTCGGTTGGGCTATGCTCTCTATATACTCTATATAAATGCAACTCGTCTAAGGCGCATCTGCTGGAACTGCTCGGCCGGGTAA
- the Ero1L gene encoding ero1-like protein, translating to MTTNTVQRNLWASVLVVLVLLLYWTDSTRGYFAALDETETNKNCFCELEGSINDCSCDVDTVDHFNNMKIYPRLQSLLVKNFFRFYKVNLKQECPFWPDDSRCAIRFCQVENCEEQAIPQGIKEDGEHKEKSAAFKYTREAQTDGGSCSEVEDFDSALGFLDTSISDQAHREFELWAKHDEAEEDFCIVDDHEEGSQYVDLLLNPERYTGYRGESAHRIWKSIYLENCFGGNNETANKFSSYVPHMDLRDVCLEQRAFYRIVSGLHSSINIHLCSKYLLSESKDFLDPQGIWGPNAKEFKRRFSPETTGGEGPHWLRNLYFIYLVELRALAKAAPYLRREDYYTGIAEEDDEVKLAINDLLSVVESFQSHFDENALFSSGIASIKFKHDYKEKFRNISRIMSCVGCDKCKLWGKLQTQGLGTALKILYSEKLNLATESGLWDKPHIEADPIFRLSRTEIVALFNAFGRLSNSIYEMENFRRVLR from the exons ATGACAACAAACACAGTGCAACGGAATTTGTGGGCCTCCGTTCTGGTGGTCCTTGTGCTCCTCCTCTACTGGACGGATTCCACACGTGGATACTTTGCAGCTCTCGACGAGACGGAGACCAACAAAAACTGTTTCTGTGAG CTGGAAGGATCCATCAACGATTGTAGCTGTGACGTAGACACTGTGGACCATTTCAACAACATGAAGATCTATCCCCGCCTGCAGAGTCTGCTCGTAAAGAACTTCTTCCGCTTCTATAAGGTGAACCTAAAGCAGGAATGCCCCTTCTGGCCGGACGACAGTCGCTGTGCGATTCGTTTCTGCCAGGTGGAGAACTGTGAGGAGCAGGCCATCCCGCAGGGCATCAAGGAGGACGGCGAGCACAAGGAGAAATCCGCTGCCTTCAAA TACACCCGCGAGGCGCAGACGGACGGCGGCAGCTGTTCGGAGGTGGAGGACTTTGACAGCGCCCTGGGATTCCTGGACACCAGCATTAGCGACCAGGCGCACCGGGAGTTCGAGCTGTGGGCGAAGCACGACGAGGCCGAGGAGGACTTTTGCATCGTCGATGATCACGAGGAGGGCTCCCAGTATGTGGATCTGCTACTGAATCCGGAGCGGTATACCGGCTATCGGGGAGAGTCGGCGCATCGCATCTGGAAGAGCATCTATCTGGAGAATTGCTTTGGAGGCAACAACGAGACCGCTAACAAGTTCTCGAGCTATGTCCCTCACATGGACCTGAGGGATGTGTGCTTGGAACAGCGTGCCTTCTATCGCATCGTCTCCGGCCTGCACTCCAGCATCAATATACACCTGTGCTCCAAATACCTGTTGTCCGAGTCAAAGGACTTCCTCGATCCGCAAGGCATCTGGGGTCCGAATGCCAAGGAATTTAAGCGCCGTTTCAGCCCCGAAACAACTGGGGGCGAGGGACCGCACTGGTTACGCAACTTGTACTTCATCTATCTGGTAGAGCTGCGCGCTCTGGCCAAGGCTGCTCCGTATCTGCGGAGAGAGGATTACTACACAGGCATAGCAGAAGAGGATGACGAGGTGAAGCTTGCCATTAACGACCTCCTGAGTGTTGTAGA ATCCTTCCAGTCGCACTTTGACGAGAACGCGCTTTTCAGCAGCGGCATTGCTTCCATTAAATTCAAACACGACTACAAGGAAAAGTTCCGAAACATATCCCGTATCATGAGTTGTGTGGGCTGTGACAAGTGCAAGCTGTGGGGCAAACTGCAGACCCAGGGACTGGGCACTGCTCTCAAGATTCTGTATTCGGAGAAGCTCAACCTGGCGACGGAGAGCGGGCTGTGGGATAAGCCACACATTGAGGCAGATCCCATTTTCAGGCTCTCGCGTACAGAAATTGTTGCTCTCTTTAATGCCTTTGGCAG ATTATCCAACAGTATATATGAGATGGAAAACTTCCGGCGCGTCCTGAGATAA